In Chanodichthys erythropterus isolate Z2021 chromosome 7, ASM2448905v1, whole genome shotgun sequence, a genomic segment contains:
- the LOC137023130 gene encoding trypsin-2-like produces MKTVVFTLLAVAVVCSTGHKIIGGYECPPHSQPWQVYLTDGLIDCGGSLINKRWVVSAAHCNFLRSRLIVHLGKHNVYITEGTEQQIRVEKMIPHLKYNDQPHNNDIMLIKLRKPAILNKYVKPIPLTTNCSSAGEQCLVSGWGKTEVGSASVLQCLNLPVVSRMLCKRAYGTLITDNMFCAGFMEGGKDSCKGDSGGPVVCNGNLKGVVSFGKGCAQPGFPGVYAEVCRYTDWIKNIITNN; encoded by the exons ATGAAGACTGTTGTGTTCACTTTGCTGGCTGTGGCTGTGG TTTGCAGCACAGGTCATAAAATCATTGGAGGTTATGAATGTCCGCCTCACTCCCAGCCATGGCAGGTGTACCTTACGGATGGGCTTATCGATTGTGGAGGATCTTTGATCAATAAAAGATGGGTTGTTTCTGCTGCTCACTGCAACTTCTT ACGTTCACGTCTCATCGTCCACCTGGGAAAGCACAACGTGTATATTACTGAAGGCACAGAGCAGCAGATCAGGGTGGAGAAGATGATTCCTCACCTGAAATATAATGACCAGCCTCATAACAATGATATCATGCTGATTAAGCTGAGAAAGCCTGCCATCTTAAACAAGTATGTAAAGCCAATACCTCTGACAACCAACTGCTCTTCTGCAGGGGAGCAGTGCTTAGTTTCTGGATGGGGCAAAACTGAAG TTGGCTCTGCTTCTGTCCTGCAGTGTTTGAATTTGCCTGTAGTCTCAAGGATGCTGTGTAAGCGTGCATATGGTACACTAATAACTGACAACATGTTCTGCGCTGGATTCATGGAGGGAGGCAAAGACTCGTGTAAG GGGGATTCTGGTGGCCCTGTAGTGTGCAACGGTAACCTAAAAGGTGTTGTTTCCTTTGGCAAAGGCTGTGCTCAGCCAGGCTTTCCTGGTGTTTATGCTGAGGTGTGTCGCTACACTGACTGGATCAAAAACATCATAACTAATAACTAA